TAGCTAATATGGTACTTAAACTATAAAATGCATGACTCTTTTGACTTTAAATATGCAGAGCCTACAAGATGTCACTGGAGCCGAATTTAATATGTTCATGGATTTCTTGAAAAGCTTGAACATGTTTGGTGAGAAAGCTCCTCCAGAGAGGATCCAGGAACTGATTGAAATTATAGAAAGCCAAGCTGATCTGGATGCACAATTCGATGTATATATTCTTTTCATATTGTCCTGGTAAAAGATACTATCAGTGGTGGATCCAATATTTTGAGGAGGAACTTGTTGGTATCTTGGAGTAGAAAGCAAAATATATGTACCTGCGTTAATTTGTTAAATGCTTTATGCTTACATCTCTCACATTGTGCTGTATAAATGTTTATCTTGGAATTTCGGAACAATAAGTTGAGTTTATCTCTATATTTGTTCTGCTTTGGaactttaaaattttgaaaaccaGAAAATGTGGTTTATTCCCAAGAAGGATGTGTATTTTTCAAACCTTCATTCTGCTTTCTTTATGGAGAAAGGCCATAGTTGAATCTCATTTTTTGTGTCTTGTGATGTGTCTAACTACAGGATGCAGATGGTGACCATATAGATCGACTGATTTCATGCCTGTTTATGGCACTTCCATTTTTTGAGGTTCATACTGAGCTCGTGAATTTTTCTCCTTCATTCGTACAGTAATTGATTTGATCTTAGCTAACTTTTTGTCTACTTGCAGAGGGGTGCATCCAATAGCAAGTTTTTCAAATATCTAAATAAGCACATTTTTCCAGTATTTGATAAGGTGCAAATTTCACACAACTTCTCTATTGATTATATGTAATAGACCAGATCTTCCCTATTTTTGCTGGTTAGAGATTATACATATTATTGTGTTCCACCCAAAATTTCTAAAGAACAataattttttatctatatattCCCTGGGAAGAGTCCTCACAATTTCCACTTTTATAGATGCATATATACTGGAGTAGTTTCTTTAGTCAATTTAGGGAGTTCTTGTACTTGAATAATTCTCTTGGATTATCTAGAACAAATTTTGGCTTTTCAAGGGAAACTGTAATTTTCGCTGAACTTAAAATTATCAGAAGAGCATACTAAGCAGTTTACTAAAGTATGTGACCCCTTTGTTTATCAGCTTCCTGAAGAACGAAAAGTGGACCTGCTTAAAAACCTTGCGGAGGGTTCACCTTACACCTCTCCACAGGACTCCAGACAAATTCTTCCTGCCGTGGTTCAGATCCTAAAGGCAACTCCCTGAACTATATATTGTGACGTGTTATGTTGTTgaatttcttctttcttctttgtgTTGACTTTTAATTCTTACTTTAGAGCAGATTTACCATTTTAGTATAACCTGATCATAGTATATATGATGAAATCAAAGTGATTCCTACTTTAGTTCATTAGTTTTTGAATCACTATGATGAAATGAAAGTGATTCCTATTATTTCTTCTTTTCATTATATTCTCACAATGAAAATATGTCTCAGAGATTCCTAGACTTTGGCCGTGAATATGCTCAATGACCTTTTATGCCTTGTTCAATCTATTCATCTTATTTCAGAAGACCATGCCTCGGAGAAAATCAGGGGAAGAGATGAATTTTACTTATGTTGAGTGCTTGCTGTATACATTCCACCATCTAGCTCAAAAGGTCAACAGTGTTTCCTTATCTTACATGTTACTATTTGTCTTGCATCTCGGAATTTCATGTTAATAGCCACCATTCTTTCACTATTTAACAGGCACCTAATGCGACTAATGGTTTATGTGGTTACAAGATTGTGACTGGACAACCATCAGATAGGCTGGGGGAGGACTTCTCAGAGCAATATAAAGATTTCTTGGAGCGGTGAGACTTGATCTTGAGCTGTTAAAGTTTGTTTTATAATGAAGGATCCTAATAGAAGGAATCCATTGTTCATATGCTAAATTTTACTCTAATTTCTGCGAGTAGAATGAAGAATTCGAAATTCATTCGTAGTTAGTTCCTTTTATGTTTAAAGTCTCTTGAAATATGGtacaaaattttgtttatttccACAGATTAAATTGTGTTGAAGACCTAGTTCGTGCCACCACAAAAAAGTTGAATCAGGGAATGGCAGAGCACAGCAAAGCACTGGCAGCTGCTACATCTGACGAGTCAAAGGCTAGCATTGTGAGTTGTCTGAATCACCATGTTCTCAAGTAAGCAAATGATCAATGGACTTACttgatatttcatatttaatctGCAGAAAGCAGAAAAGCAGAACACCTCAACTGGTTTAAGAACTTGCAATAATATCTTGGCTATGACACAGGTAAGTGGAACTGCTAAATTTTGGAGATACACTCAAGAGTTTTTTTAGCTGATTGCTTCTTATTCTTTTCAGCCGCTGCATGCAAAAACACCTTCATTTATAGGAGATAAGAGAATTAATTTATCTTGGAAGGAAGCGACAAAGCCTTCAGGCAATTCAACTGTTACCGCCACTGGGTACGTTTCTCGCGTAAGGGATAGAATTCCAAAAGAGATGTTTACAAATCAAACTTGTTCAAAATTCACTACACTACCCATACTTATCTCTGTTTCTATTCACTTATGTTTCAATACTCGTATTCGCCTGCAGTGGGAAGCGTCCTGGACAAAACGGCGCAGGTAATACTCCAAGCAAGAGAGGGCGTGGAGGAGGCAGTAGTCAAAACCAAAACCAGGTATCTAGCAGAGCATTTGAAGGATCATTTGGAGGAAGAACACCAGGGGGGCGAggcagagggagagggagaggacgAGGTGGACGTGGCAGGTGGAGAGGAAGGGGACGAGGATTCTGATAGCTCTGTTTTGAGTACGAGTGTAAGATAGAAAAATGACATGATTTGACGCCAATGGTTTTGTTTTGGAGCAATTTTGACCAGAGGAGGAAGAGGTGTTGGTAGGATTTTGTTGGTCATGTGTTGGGTTGAGCCAGGAGTCTGCATGCTGAATTGATTGCTGGTgctacattttttttttaaatttgtttttaatgTGTTTTCGTACAACACTACATGATCGCCATGGAAATAACAGTCGAATACGAAAAGTTATTTATTCACCGATTTAATTAAATGGACAtatatttcactaattaaatgaTACAATTAATGCTGAAGCCTAAAAATTTGTCTACACATAAATAGGCTAGCAGCCTATCATCATTCATACTGAATATTCAAAATCAACGTTGGAGGCGAGGTTGACTCGTTAAATATTGGATTCATCTCTGTATAATTGTCTTCCCCTCCAATAAAAACGTGGCCTTATCTTATCTCATTCAAACAAGTCTTGTTTGACAGTTTCCTAACCAGGTCATATACATCCATATTGGTTGGAATCTGCAGCTCCCATAATTTACTACAACGGCGAAGAAGATGACCACAATTATATCTGCGTTGCTTCTTCTACTCGGGAGCCTGAGAGTGGGCGATGGGCGTCTGATTAGAGAGGTCTTGAGCACGACAGAGATGTGCGAGCCGACGTATGGATTCTTGCCGTGCTCCAGCAACGTGTGGGGTCTGCTGTTTCTGGTCATCGTCTTCGAGATAGTCCTTACCTTGGCTGGCCGGTACGTAGGGATGGGATCAGACATGTTTTTCCGTACTATCGGACCGGGCATCATTGGGGGCAGTGTGTTTCAGTTTCTTGGCACAATCCCACAGATTATCATGATTCTTGGTTAGTCTcttcttctacttctacttAACTTCTCTCTGTATCGGGATTTTCTGTTGTTTGTTTCACTATTTGCTATCTACAATCCATTTCTGAACATTTATTGCCAGCTTGTCTTGCACTAGCTAGCACTACTgtctagtatatatatatatatatatatataaaatctcAAAATTTCACTAGCGACTATCAACAGAAGAAATTATTGTACTCCGTAGTAAATGTTACTGGACAATGTAATGTAAGTGCTTAAGATTTAAATGATTTTCTACTATCAACGATACGTGAACACTAAAAATGCTTAAGATTTAAGTGTTTTTGCATGTACATCATTGCTGAAGCCCTAAGCTAATTTCACAACATTAATCCTCTTTAGTCTTAAAAATTGTACACAATCtaaatgtatatatgtgtgtttttggATCAGCAACTGTGCTATCAGGATCCAAAGAGGCTGCTCAACAAAGGGCCACACTTGGAATGGGATTGGTTGCCGGATCAACAGTCATGACCCTCACGCTGATATGGGGCATCTCCGTCATCCTTGCTAGCTACGATCGCTCCATTTCTCCCACTATCGACAAATCCGGAAGCCAGAAAACCACACCAAAAGGTGCAACTTTGTTGATCTCTTGAAATGTTATTTTGATGATCTAAATGGTAAACTTGTATCTCTTTTGAACAGGTTATGGCGTTGTAACGGATGTTGAGACGAGCTACACTGCTCGGATAATGCTGATACCCTTGATTCCTTTCCTCATCCTTTTGCTAGCAGAGGCTTTCAGTTCGTCATCAGTGAAGAGAGTGTTTCTTCTCATTGCACTCATTGTCACAGTCATGTTgcttttcggcttcattttgtACCAGGCGTTCCGGCCTTGGATTCAGGCCCGTAGATTCGAGTATTTGATGAGTAAGTATGCAAAGGACAAGCTGCTGAGGCTCTTATCCAGCAATGGCAGACCCGATGAGACAAAAATACAACGGTAAGTAGCTCAACGTCAACATTTGCGTTTGGTACAATAGAATTGAGAGTGCGGATTTGGAATTTGAGCTTTCAATTCCAAATCTATTACTCTGTATTTGGTAGCAAACAATACACACGCTGCACGTGTACACGCACACACTACACCCAAATAAACACACTGCACTACAAGTGCACACACATTGCAcgcacacaaatacacacaacacacacaaatacacatacTGCACGCACttgcacacaacacacactgcACGTACTCGCACACAACACGCGCTGCAcgtacacacactgcacacattatacatatattgtatacaacacacacactacacaatacGTACACTGGACACGACAAACTCTAAATTCAATTCCATATAATTCCATGGTACCAAAGGGAGCATTTATATTTTGAGAATGCATAAATTTGATAACATTTCCAATACTCATTTGTACCATCTTGGTGTTGTTTGCAGCCTGTTTTCCCAAATCGACAAGGACAAAAGCACGTCCATATCAGCAGCAGAACTCCGAGTTCTGCTCTTAGGTGTGAGGATGGATGAAGGTGACTTGAGCACAGACAGGGACGTCGAGAACATCTTGGAGTCCTTCGATACCACTGGAGA
This DNA window, taken from Salvia splendens isolate huo1 chromosome 18, SspV2, whole genome shotgun sequence, encodes the following:
- the LOC121777157 gene encoding apoptosis inhibitor 5-like protein API5, which gives rise to MAEASDEAKDIEKLYEYGERLNEVKDKSQHTEDYENIIKAAKSSSVKSRQLAAQLIPRFFKHFPGLSVNAVHAHLDLCEAEEIGIRVQAIRGLPLFCKDTPEHLSKIVDILAQLLTAEENVERDAVNKALLSLLRQDVRASLTALFKHIESVDEQLTDENLRERTLLFIRDKVFPLKAELLRPAEQMERHITDLIKKSLQDVTGAEFNMFMDFLKSLNMFGEKAPPERIQELIEIIESQADLDAQFDDADGDHIDRLISCLFMALPFFERGASNSKFFKYLNKHIFPVFDKLPEERKVDLLKNLAEGSPYTSPQDSRQILPAVVQILKKTMPRRKSGEEMNFTYVECLLYTFHHLAQKAPNATNGLCGYKIVTGQPSDRLGEDFSEQYKDFLERLNCVEDLVRATTKKLNQGMAEHSKALAAATSDESKASIKAEKQNTSTGLRTCNNILAMTQPLHAKTPSFIGDKRINLSWKEATKPSGNSTVTATGGKRPGQNGAGNTPSKRGRGGGSSQNQNQVSSRAFEGSFGGRTPGGRGRGRGRGRGGRGRWRGRGRGF
- the LOC121777158 gene encoding sodium/calcium exchanger NCL2-like produces the protein MTTIISALLLLLGSLRVGDGRLIREVLSTTEMCEPTYGFLPCSSNVWGLLFLVIVFEIVLTLAGRYVGMGSDMFFRTIGPGIIGGSVFQFLGTIPQIIMILATVLSGSKEAAQQRATLGMGLVAGSTVMTLTLIWGISVILASYDRSISPTIDKSGSQKTTPKGYGVVTDVETSYTARIMLIPLIPFLILLLAEAFSSSSVKRVFLLIALIVTVMLLFGFILYQAFRPWIQARRFEYLMSKYAKDKLLRLLSSNGRPDETKIQRLFSQIDKDKSTSISAAELRVLLLGVRMDEGDLSTDRDVENILESFDTTGDGRINREEFVIGMTKLLNELAKERLDRIKKSRDNDPLQQGLLGDSDNTNERRAGRSDLTTWLNYLKALSLVILGIALMLSFAEPLITSVVGFATAAHLPNFSVPYLAIPLATNYRVAVQAFTSSPRKTQNSISLTLSALYSGVYMNNVVSLIVFLTPVYALNLSTDVLVEVLVVIVMNTGMAALTGFRTSFPRWLGYVVVLLYPVTLAVTYLLTDVLGLP